The window CTTACTCTTatttagaatcatacagcatagaaacaggcccttcggcccaacttgctgatgccaaccaaggtgccccatctacactagtcccacctgtgtgcatttggtccacatccttctaaacctttccatccAAGCACCTATCCAAATGATCAATTCAATTGCTGTGAGCAATGTAATTATGTAATGTGAAGAAAAACATAGTTGGATCATTTTTTGCACAAGGATTGCATTTTGAAATACATTTAAATGGTATGGTCATTAATATTCTTGTTACCCCATCTCAAGAGTTGCCATATGTTGAAATGCCTCATTGAAATCGTCTCAATTTCACCTCAACAGGCCACAGAAGCAAACAACTACTTTTGTAGTTATTTTTTTgtcgatttgtagattaattcgcctctataaattgtccctagtctgtagggagtggatggcaaaataggataacatagaactaatgtcaatgatcgatggtcagtgcggactcggtgggccgaagggcctgtttccattttgtatctctaaaccaaactaattaaATGGTAAAACATTTTCCTGGTAGGCTTTAATGAAACATTTTTGTTTATGTCAATTTAGATAAGTAATAGCTTGTAAGTGTTACGCAGACTGATTAGCCACTGAAACACCCGTATTTCATTAGATCAACTGAACTATTAATTATATCTTTCTGATAGTCTCGCTCTCCATCACCTTCAGTATTTCCAATAATTTATTGAATTCATGCATGCAAATATTTATGGAAACTCTTTAAACAATAGATTATCACTGAGAGTGTTACATTCTTCCATTCCACTGAAAAATGTTTAGCTTATCTCTAATTCTCTTCTTCCGTGTTTTTAAATTGTGCCAGTATTCATCATCAACAAGCGGAAACATTCTATCATTCTTTACTGcatcatttattattattatgaagcgCTACCAAGCCATTTCCCATCCTCATAATCATACATAAGAAACATTGATATTGgtaaattaaatacatttaacGATAAATTTGCTGATATTCTGTCCTTTAACCCTATTTTCTATTGGCATCGGTGCTCCAGCTTTCTTATGTCAGCCTGGGTAGCTTATTGTTGCAAATAATTCAAAAGGTTATCTTCCAACAGCGAGTGTTGCGAATAAGCTTTTTGGATGAGCTACTTGATGACTGTTTAGGATTTATTCAACTGCCATGGTTAGACGATGGAGTTACCAAGTAGGTTTCAGATTTTTATCCCTGTGgcaaaaacaatttacaattttatctttCAAAGAAGACTTTATCAGACTTAAAAGTTCACAAATCATGATCGCCACAATGTAGAAGTCGACCAGTCCGCATGATGTATATTCAGGTTATCACCTTTATCCATTTTCATTGTATGCATGATCAAACTATAACAAAAATAATCTTGCCTAAATTAAATACCGGTAAATATACTTTGTTTCAAGTTTTTGGTTAAATAGAGCTAATCCTCATATTGAGGCTCATCCAACTGCCTGCCAAATATACATCAAAGGAGGTTCAATTTGACTTTGCATAATCTCTTCTTCCCTATCAGTTGAATACGCCCACCCATCAAACACAGAAAATTAGTAAGATATAGATTTGTATTTGTAATCTTTAGCACCCTGTtttaagatgtacagtgaaacttTGTATACTTTTTTTCTTTAATAAATTTTATTTCTGTACTACTTAACAAAATATTTCTATCATTGCTTCACATTTCTCTGGGGTTGTTTCTATTCAATGGGCCGTACTTCCTAAgcgttctaaggaagtagagacgttggtgtgctttcttggccgttgcttcgatatggctagtccaggacaagttgctggtagtATTTACTCCTCGGAATTTGATGCTTTCAAACATCTCCACTATGGCGCCGTCAATGTTAACCGGGGTAGATGTAGTTTGATGAAGTTCTCCACCTCTCGTGCAGATTTCAAGACATTTCCCAGGCCAATGAACTACTTTCAATATACTCACTGTTGTATCACAGGGAAACAACATAGTAAGATCCCATATCAAGGAATAAGGCGAGTGTCAATGTCCTTTTTATTCATGCTAATTGCGGAGTTATTGATTTGAACTACTGTGATTTGAAGTGTTGATATGAACAACTTTGGAACCCCTCTGTTCTTTCAAAGATTGCATGGGATTTCTCTACTTAACGCCATGAATGAAATAAGGTAAACCAAGACACCCAGAACTGTATGAGAGTGTTCCAATTGTATATTTGTCTCTGGCGTAGAGTTTAAATCCTCTTTGGAATTTAAAAAAGGAGTATCTCCAAGTCATTGCTGATTAGTGCTTCTAGTAGAACACTAATCCTAATTTTATAAAACGATGCAAAGTGTAAGTAAATTAATTAGATGAAGTGTGTTAACATTTTTTTCCTTTGGACATCATCTTTACCTTTTATTCCTGCTCTCATTTCTGCACAAGTTACACTGAACTGCATCTGGATATTTCACTTCATTCCACCTTTGCTCCCAGGTAAGAAAAAGGCTTTGTGTATTCAGACTGTACCACTCTTCCCAAGGTGCTCAGATAGGTTACCACATCAAAGGCCATTCCCTTTCTTACTTAACACATACTGTATGCACTTTCCATCTCATTCCCAAACCTCCTGGCTGAAGTCCACACCATGTGTCATCTTCATTCATTGTGATTAGGAAAATTAAGCTTTCTAAAATGTtgctaaaatattttaaatgtaaagAATTGATACCTTATATAGGTTAATGAAGTCATATGCAATATTCTTCAGAAAGGAAAATAAAGAATTCCATCTAATTATACAACATCTTACAAACATACCTTTTCCACATTATACTCTCAGATTTGTAGAAAGGTTATggaattcttggttcttggttacttggtcctccaaaatatcccaactggaatttaaactggaggtggtgaagggagggattaagccagaaagggttattgggaagaaagtgctactttaaatttagttgcatctggttgggtaactatagtttggtggagattattccatgctttaattgtgcgtgggaagaacgaattgctgtacacatctgtctttgtagctgggatcacaaattggatcgaatgccctcgtctgctcctaattggtttggggttggtgtaggtcttgtgatctatgtctagctgaccatttaacattttgtaaaaacaggtcaaacggtgagcttcacgtctgtcttagagagggttccaccccagagaattcagaagtttggtgacactcgcttctctctcataggtgttagtaacaaatcgagcggcctgtctttggacacgttcgatggatgaaatgtttttatctgtgtatgggtcccaagctgcaactgcgtagtccaaatgaggtcgaacgagggtgaaatacagcttctccttgacagaagctgaacaatgatgaaagttgcgcctcaggaagtttaggacacctgttgctttcactgttgcatgatgagtctgaccattccaacgcagatcattctgcaatttgatgccaagatactttgtttgtttggattcttcaagggtgtatTCATAAACATCAATCATTTTTTTCAGCAATGTACTAACCATAATTGTACATAATGGGAACAAGATGTGTAATAATGACAACTGTACCTTGGAATACCTTATTTTTCTCCCTTGTGCATTTTCTCAGGATTCAGGAACGACTTGCCTCTGTAGGTTCTGATACCCAGTAAACCATATGTTTTAGAGTTTCTTGGTCCTACCATATGCTTCATATTGGGGTGACCTTGATTCTGAACTGTAATTACCACAGGTTGAATAGTTTCACATTAGTTATGAAAAGCTCTACTCCTGAGAGAGGTTTGCTGGAGGTGAGATACAGCATTATGGTGAAGAGGATAGGATTGAAAAgcagtgcaaaacacaaagtgctggaggaactcaatgggttaggtagtatctggagggaatgggcaagCGACATTTcacatcaggacccttcttcagacagagaatcgcgagtgaaattctctgcctcagggcagtggaggctggttctctggatgctttcaagagagagttagagctcttagagattgtggatgatcagccatgaatgccagtgctggtttgaagggctgaatgacctactcctgcacctattgtcctgcACCTCCTGAAACCTCGAACTGCTCAGTGTAATACGTTTTTGGACTTCTTCAGTACCAAAATCACCAGCATTCATCACCAATTGAACTCTTTCTCAGCTTCTGCTCACAACAGCCCACCCTGGACTTCCACACTGGactccccactctccaccctatctactttccaGCTTCTAACAGTCGAAGAAATAACTAAACTCATCACCAAGTCCAAGAACTCCTGCTGCTTGCTTGATCCCATCCCTACTGTCCTGGTTAAATCCTGTCTGCCCTCTATCTCACCCATCATAACGTCCATAATTAACTCCTCCCTATCAACTGCTACTGTCCCTACATCTCTCAAAACAGCTTCTGTCACCCCGATTCTAAAAAAAATAGGTTCTGATCCAAACAATCCAAATAACTACCGCCCCATCTCCAACCTCCCATTcatcactaaacttctggaaaggaCAGTAGCGACACAACTTCAAGTCCACCTTCAAAACAATAACCTCTATGAACCATTTCAGACCGGTTTTCGCCACAATCACAGCACTGATAATGGTAAAttggtaaaaattacaaatgatctccttctcgcagttgacaccggccacttatccatcctgatcctcctcgacctcacagcagcctttgacaccatctcccacccaattcttctggaacgtctatctgccatcggcatcaacaacaatgcactactttggttcaggtcctatctacacgacagaaaacagttcatccagggaaataaagtcacatccacaactgccacagtcacccatggtgttcctcagggatcggtgctggggccactgctttttatcatctatattcaacctcttggcaatattctccgtcattttggaatcaattttcactgctacgccgatgatacacaactttacctctccacaaaaccaaacacctcccttcccccaactgccctcaccacctgtcttcaagctatcagcaactggatttcactcaaccttctaaaactcaatggaaataaaacagaaatcatgctaattggctcaaagtccatactctccaaaacccactcattcaccatttcagttgatggctcacccatacccacctcctcccatgtcaaaagtctcggcatcattctggacagtacactttcctttggcccccacatcagcaatatcacaccctctgcatactttcatctccgcaacatctccagactccgcccctccctctccaaagacaatacaaaagtcctcatccacgctctggtcacatcccgcatcggttactgcaacgccctcctcacttgcacctccaataaacttcttcatcgcctccaatgcattcagaactctgcagcccggatcatcacccgcaccagatcgtcggaccacatcacacccatcctcactcagctccactgactccctgtgcaccaccggattaactacaagattttactgctgaccttcaaagccctacaccaccttgctccccaatacctctctgacctgctgctaccatacactccttcccggtcacttcgttcctcctcagctgcaatttaactgtccccacatttagactcagcaccatgggtgccagagccttcagctgctctgccccacgtctctggaacgctctgccccacgtctcaggaacactctcccacctcccatccgtcacctggacactatcgatcaattcaaatcgcaactcaaaacacacctgtttagattagcatatccgacataacttccaccatgttcaccctgattttaatgacttaaaatgttttgtgtattttttgttttttgtttttaatcaacttgattttaatattgataaatgtattgtgattttatgtcctgtaaggcgtccttgggtgtccagaaaggcgcgagcaaataaaatgcattattattattattattattattttctgtctgtctatctattctGCAATTTGTTGCAACTCTCTTGAAATCACACGACCCTGTTTGACCCTGCTAAAACAGGCCCAATGCTAATTGGCTTGCAAAGAGAAGGGCAAGTTAACTAACAGGCCCTTCTCCCAGCCATGGAGCATGGAGCTTTGCCTTATAATGAACACCcaagatggggtgggagattgcaaccttcgcgtggtccaccttgtttcaatgaatgcaatcaaaagagaaatgaaaaataagaatcaaataagatcaaatggaacaagttgtcctacaactttagcctGTGCatgtcatacgcaagaagaagaacaccCAAGACAACCAGAATGGTGTCCAATGAAACTATTGGGAACAGTTGCCAAGAAATAAAAATAGACATGCGTGGTTATAGTAGGGTCTCAGGAAGCCACCTTACCAGTTGATGTTTGGCAGTGTtatggttatagaaacatagaaacatagaaattaggtgcaggagtaggccattcggcccttcgagcctgcaccgccattcaatatgatcatggctgatcatccaactcagtatcccgtacctgccttctctccataccctctgatccccttagccacaagggccacatctaactccctcttaaatatagccaatgaactggcctcgactaccctctgtggcagggagttccagagattcaccactctctgtgtgaaaaaagttcttctcatctcggttttaaaggatttcccccttatccttaagctgtgaccccttgtcctggacttccccaacatcgggagcaatcttcctgcatctagcctgtccaaccccttaagaattttgtaagtttctataagatcccctctcaatctcctaaattctagagagtataaaccaagtctatccagtctttcttcataagacagtcctgacatcccaggaatcagtctggtgaaccttctctgcactccctctatggcaataatgtccttcctcagatttggagaccaaaactgtacgcaatactccaggtgtggtctcaccaagaccctgtacaactgcagtagaacctccctgctcctatactcaaatccttttgctatgaaagctaacataccattcgctttcttcactgcctgctgcacctgcatgcccactttcaatgactggtgtaccatgacacccaggtctcgctgcatctccccttttcctagtcggccaccatttagataatagtctgctttcctgtttttgccaccaaaatggagaacctcacatttatccacattatactgcatctgccaaacatttgcccactcacccagcctatccaagtcaccttgcagtctcctagcatcctcctcacagctaacactgccccccagcttagtgtcatccgcaaacttggagatattgccttcaattccctcatccagatcattaatatatattgtaaatagctggggtcccagcactgagccttgcggtaccccactagtcactgcctgccattgtgaaaaggacccgtttactcctactctttgcttcctgtttgccagccagttctctatccacatcaatactgaacccccaatgccgtgtgctttaagtttgtaaactaatctcttatgtgggaccttgtcgtaagccttctggaagtccagatacaccacatccactggttctcccctatccacgctactagttacatcctcgaagaattctataagattcgtcagacatgatttaccttttgtaaatccatgctgactttgtccaattatttcaccactttccaaatgtgctgctatcccatctttaataactgactctagcagtttccccaaacTTATTCTCCAGTAAGTTGCTCAAGCATTGGAAAATAAAGTACGTTTTTCATTTCTCTTTTGCTTTTTAATGATGCCTAGATTTGTAATGTACCTAAGAGCCAATAAAGTATTTTTAAAGTATTTAACCCTTCTtaattccaacccgaaatgtcacctgtctgacctgctgagttactcccgcactttatgctttttttttgtaatccagcatctgtagtcccttgtTTCCTTATCAATATACCATTTGCTTTTGATTTTTGGCAAGTGCACAACACATCTGTGTATCAAACACACTATCAAAACCGAAAGATTGTGGTTTTGCTTCTTAGAATGGATGTCCTTGCGCTGAAATGATTCAGAGTAAATAGGCTTTGACACTGCCAGATTAAATCACCAACTCGGGATCCCTGTCCGAATGGGAGAACAGGTGCTCCATCACAGACCCGTCAGAGTGCCAATTGTTGGGgtccaagttttttttttaatcggcaTTTGGCTCGTTACTTACGGCGAGGATGTTTTAATTCAGATCTGTATCAGCTACAAGTACATATCGCTGTGAATGTAACGCCAGGAGAGTGAACATTATAAAAACCTGCATCTGTTTCTTGAGAAAATAAGATATGAACTGGGTACGGAATCACTCGGGTCCTCCAGTTGACTGTAATGTAAAATGATACCCATGCATATGTGGCTCCAGTAAAAACTAAACCACAATATTGCAGATCGAACTAGCCCCAGGCTAATCTGGCAGAGCTCATAAACCGGTTGTTTATGGACGCTCCTATCAGtctaactttattttgccttttgtGAACAGTGAGTGCCCTGATTCTATATTTTCCATAGGTTCCCGGTAAGAATTGAAACGCTTTGCCATTGCTAATCTCGTTGTCAGTTAACTTAAATTAGTTGCgtttaaaataaatgtagatACTGAGAACAACGTGAGCTTGGATAATTGATCAAATAATAAATAGGATTTCCATTTCATGGAATGTTATGTACACCATCCTAGCTATGGGAGTTGTGCGTGAGTATCCATCTGTGAGTCGAAAAGttaagattttattttaaattacaccTGTAGAATTAAAAGTTTGATATGTGCTTAAAAAAACCCAGCTCTAGATTTGTATCGCATTAAAATAATTTGTTCTAGACCCTAGTCGTCAATTCGATGAGCTTTTTCATTGCTAACTTGATAAAATGTGTTTGTGACTTGTGGATGTTGGATCTATACACTAATCTGATTTATAAGCTATTTTAAAATTATGTCCCTAGCTTTAAAGGAAAAAAAGAATGTCAGTTAACAATATTTGTTGCGTGTTTAGCACAGATATGATCGGAAGTCCCATGGCTCTGACATCCCCGGGCTACTTGTACCAGGTGGAGCCTGAAAGTTACGACGGGCTGCTGGAGAGGATCACTTTCGCCGAGGCGCCCTGCATGCAAGTGGCTCCGTCTCTCCCCGTCGAGTTGGCTGCTTTACAGACGAGCGCAGAACCCCCACGGCTCCGGCATCCAGATGAGATCTCCATGCTGTCCTTCGCCGACACCTACCCCGATGGATTCGCCAACGACGCTTTCTCGGGCTGGCACTACTTCCCGCAGATCCCCTTCCAAAGCCCGTTCAGCGCCGTCTACGACTACTCCTACGAGCCCGCCTTCATCCGCAAGCGCAACGAAAGGGAGCGGCAGAGGGTGAAGTGCGTGAACGAGGGCTACGCCCGGCTGAGGCAGCACCTCCCGCAGGAGCTCTCGGAGAAGCGGCTCAGCAAGGTGGAGACGCTGAGAGCCGCCATCAGCTACATCAAGGAGCTGCAGACCGTGCTGGGGGGGCACGGAGACCATGTGGAGAGGGAGGCGGCCGGAGACGCCCTTCCCCGGGCAACAGGTGGGGTGGAAACAGACGGCGTCGCTGCCCCGGAGAAGCGCTCGGTTTGCAGCAGGGTTAGCGGAAACTCGCAGCCGAGGTAACCCCGGGGCAACTCAGCCGGGAGAATGGAAGGAGCACGGTGACTCTCATCCATTCTACCCCCGCCGTAAAGTTGCGGATGCATTGCAAACGCTGGCAGGTAATGCGAGCTTGGGGATAAGGGGGTAGTTTCTTGCTGTAACTGACAGTGACATATCCCCTTTCAGAATTTAGATATTTAAATTGTAATTCACTGACAATAACCCACCACTTGGCAACAAATAAAATATTTGGCCAGCgcaaattattaaaataaatcaaaattgacaagtttattccttggaggcaggagacgaggggaatagatagggaaaTACAGGCAGTCTTTTTTCCCggctaggggaatcaaaaactttAGGACATCGTTTTAAAATGGGAAGGGattgttaaaattaaaatttaaaacactgggcaacattttcacttggaggatgatgggtatatgaaacgcactgccaggggaggcagttgaggcaggtacaatgacagcacttaaaaaacatttggacagacagGTGGATAGTGAAGGTTtgtgagggatatgggcaaaacgcggGCAAATAGGGCCCCATCATGGGGCGTTTTGGTCGGCATGAtagagatgggccaaagggtctgtttccgtgctgtatgattatTTGACAATTAGTTCATTTTCCatacatgaaactgcagatgctggtatcttgcgCAAAGAAACCCCCAAAGTGCTgcagaactcagcagatcagccaagacgacgtttcgggtcgggactcatcTTGTGACTTCAGTCTGTCCGCTTCCCACCTGACCCACCTGACCTACGGAATTCCTTCAGCATTTTGCTTTTTTAATTCATGTTCGACATCACCTTTGCCTTTGTTCCCAGTCTACACTCTGCGATAACGCGGGCATTATTTCCAAGAGTGACCTCAATATTACGGATCTCGTTCACGTAAGTAGTATAAATGCAAGTGAGAAAATAAGCCAGTGTAGGTCTTACCACCGCGATTCTGCTCGGTCACTTAATAACCGATCCGTGACTTCCTCAACCGATTGGCCTactagtttcatagaaacatagaaacatagaaaataggtgcaggagtaggccattcggcccttcgagcctgcaccgccattcaatatgatcatggctgatcatctaactcagtaatcctgtacctgccttctctccatcttcactatcttccTGGTTAGTTTCACTGCTTGTTATCACACTCACACCTTCTCCAAGCCAAcaaaggaccattgtgggctccatctttccttgatcactgttgctggctttgatttgtccctaGACAAAAGCTCCTCaccctaaaggacacaaagtgcaagagcatctctggaatacatggatagatgacgtttggggtcgagacctttttcttcagactttgattgTCTGAAGGGTCtagaccgaaacgtcaccgatccatgttctccagcgatgctgcctgacccggtgagttagttactccagcattttgggtataagtaagtaagtaagtaagtttattggccaagtattcacatacaaggaatttgccttggtgctccgcccacaagtaacaacatgacatacagtgacagttacgaatgactcagaaaacactaaacattaataataataaaacattaatgataaaacaccattgatcaagcatgtgaaccaacaaaataccagatcaaagggaggctacagatttttggctgttgagtagagcaactactcgtggataaaaactgattttatgtctggctgtggcagctttgacagtccggagtcgctttccagagggaagtgattcaaagattcAAGTGATTCAAAGTATtatccggcacctgcagttctttgtttctacatcccaATGCTTACTCTGTAAATCCCTCTCAAATCTAAATCCGATCACCTTTTATCAATCTAAACTCGGTGAGTACAATGTAGGCT is drawn from Amblyraja radiata isolate CabotCenter1 chromosome 20, sAmbRad1.1.pri, whole genome shotgun sequence and contains these coding sequences:
- the ascl3 gene encoding achaete-scute homolog 3, producing the protein MIGSPMALTSPGYLYQVEPESYDGLLERITFAEAPCMQVAPSLPVELAALQTSAEPPRLRHPDEISMLSFADTYPDGFANDAFSGWHYFPQIPFQSPFSAVYDYSYEPAFIRKRNERERQRVKCVNEGYARLRQHLPQELSEKRLSKVETLRAAISYIKELQTVLGGHGDHVEREAAGDALPRATGGVETDGVAAPEKRSVCSRVSGNSQPR